One genomic window of Kosmotoga olearia TBF 19.5.1 includes the following:
- a CDS encoding putative Se/S carrier-like protein, with translation MDDVLDLDAVIVVAQSEAYNCAKLLRNNDIFCKLFPTPPSVFPGCSLALAVSSLKLQKAMQILRNEDMKVIKYSYLEGNIIESFYESSWY, from the coding sequence TTGGATGACGTTCTCGATTTAGATGCTGTTATCGTTGTTGCACAATCTGAGGCATATAACTGTGCTAAACTTTTGAGAAACAATGATATCTTTTGTAAGTTGTTCCCAACTCCACCATCAGTATTTCCGGGTTGTTCTTTGGCTTTGGCTGTGAGTTCATTGAAGTTGCAAAAAGCTATGCAAATCCTAAGAAACGAAGACATGAAGGTCATCAAATACTCATATCTGGAAGGGAATATAATTGAAAGCTTTTACGAAAGTTCTTGGTATTGA
- the ruvX gene encoding Holliday junction resolvase RuvX, protein MKAFTKVLGIDYGTKNIGLAIAVSFVAIPMEPIKQEGYKKSLKKIVQEKAVEAIVIGLPLSMSGRFSESTLKAISFAVKLKKHFKLPIFMVDERLSTVSARKVSELDGKEFRRYKDSLSALEILNRYLENPMQAYEIRDNFPECRIVLEERIDLKGKKVLLFDPPTVNIENLEEFSVASVDIYTSDPALYLFFRRKGFFPKNLMDDIEFMSYDIIVLETSRDLVSGFRGKILEFLCS, encoded by the coding sequence TTGAAAGCTTTTACGAAAGTTCTTGGTATTGATTATGGTACGAAGAATATAGGACTTGCCATCGCAGTAAGCTTTGTGGCGATTCCCATGGAACCAATAAAACAAGAGGGATATAAAAAATCTCTCAAGAAAATCGTACAGGAAAAAGCTGTGGAAGCCATAGTGATTGGGCTCCCTCTTTCTATGTCCGGGAGATTTAGCGAGAGTACTTTGAAAGCTATTTCTTTTGCTGTCAAACTGAAGAAACACTTCAAGCTACCGATTTTTATGGTAGATGAGAGATTGAGTACGGTGTCTGCAAGGAAGGTTAGCGAGCTCGATGGTAAAGAATTCAGACGATATAAAGATTCTCTCAGTGCGTTGGAGATTTTAAACCGTTATCTCGAAAATCCAATGCAGGCATACGAGATAAGAGATAATTTTCCAGAGTGCAGAATTGTTTTGGAAGAAAGGATCGATTTAAAGGGGAAAAAAGTGCTCCTTTTCGATCCACCGACCGTTAATATCGAAAATCTGGAGGAATTTTCCGTAGCGTCTGTGGATATTTATACGTCTGATCCAGCTCTGTATTTGTTCTTTCGGCGTAAAGGTTTTTTTCCAAAGAATTTAATGGATGATATTGAATTTATGAGTTACGATATAATTGTTCTCGAAACTTCGCGAGATCTTGTTTCTGGTTTCCGGGGAAAGATTCTGGAATTCTTGTGCTCGTAG
- a CDS encoding rod shape-determining protein has translation MRKGDLGIDLGTSSLLVYQKDKGIVIDEPSVIAVDRKTKKIIAIGLQAKEMIGKTPKDIMAVRPVRDGVIADYHIIEQALKELLGRTKPRFSFYRPSVIVGVPAKVTSVERRAVIEAATSAGAGRVYLVLEPVAAAIGAGLDIFDSTGNLVVDIGGGTSDIAVISLGGIVVSRSLRVAGDAMNEAIIKYVKRKYKFHIGETTAEEVKIRIGKAFPTLENYELEVKGRDAVNGLPGNLRLTSEDVLEAITPILQELIVNLRQALEETPPEIASDIIDGGIVLAGGGSMIRGLPELFIQETGISTIVAPDPRTCVAYGLGKLLDEEKNLERVAVKAGR, from the coding sequence ATGAGGAAGGGAGATCTTGGAATCGATCTTGGAACATCAAGTTTGCTGGTTTACCAGAAAGACAAAGGGATAGTTATAGATGAACCTTCAGTGATAGCTGTTGACAGAAAAACAAAGAAAATCATAGCCATAGGATTGCAAGCTAAGGAAATGATCGGTAAAACCCCAAAAGATATCATGGCTGTACGTCCTGTCAGGGATGGTGTTATAGCCGACTATCACATAATCGAACAGGCTTTGAAAGAACTTTTAGGAAGAACGAAACCGCGTTTTTCTTTTTACCGCCCTTCTGTAATTGTTGGAGTGCCAGCCAAGGTAACCAGTGTCGAAAGGCGGGCGGTTATCGAAGCTGCGACTAGCGCCGGAGCAGGACGTGTTTACCTGGTTCTGGAACCGGTAGCGGCTGCCATCGGTGCGGGGCTGGATATATTTGATTCCACGGGAAATCTTGTGGTGGACATCGGTGGTGGGACCAGCGACATTGCTGTTATAAGTCTGGGCGGGATAGTTGTATCTCGTTCTTTAAGAGTTGCTGGTGACGCTATGAACGAAGCAATAATAAAATATGTCAAAAGAAAATACAAATTCCACATCGGTGAGACCACAGCTGAAGAGGTAAAAATCAGGATAGGTAAAGCTTTCCCAACATTGGAAAATTACGAGCTTGAAGTGAAAGGTAGAGATGCCGTTAACGGCTTGCCCGGGAATTTGAGGCTAACTTCTGAAGATGTTCTTGAAGCGATTACACCTATACTTCAGGAGCTTATCGTAAATCTAAGACAGGCCCTTGAAGAGACACCCCCAGAGATAGCTTCGGATATCATTGATGGAGGAATTGTTCTTGCTGGTGGTGGTTCAATGATTCGGGGACTGCCCGAGCTTTTTATTCAAGAAACCGGTATATCAACCATAGTAGCTCCTGATCCTCGAACATGTGTTGCTTATGGTCTTGGAAAACTATTGGATGAAGAAAAAAATCTCGAACGTGTTGCCGTGAAAGCAGGCAGATAG
- a CDS encoding DUF368 domain-containing protein — protein MINSLIGLLMGIANLIPGVSGGTIALVSGIYGRLMNSIATLTELKFKKKDLLFLFQLVAGIAVGIFAFSRLVEYSIDTFPSLTYGFFAGLVAGGIPSVYIRIGKFTPKKIISLVAGVLLVLLLSLWGNVPNAGYPAHSNHSISLLLYDWLAGFVGAASMILPGLSGSFVLLIMGEYERIISAINDLDLLILLFVAVGIVIGTIFITRIIRMLLKKMPGKTFSFLMGLMLGSFPDLLSRPGKETRFFEISVGLVLGAMLSIAISKLEGKKIESNT, from the coding sequence TTGATTAACTCTTTGATAGGCTTATTGATGGGGATAGCAAACCTCATTCCAGGTGTCAGTGGTGGAACAATTGCACTCGTTAGTGGAATATACGGAAGGCTTATGAATTCAATTGCAACTCTGACTGAACTGAAATTTAAGAAGAAAGATCTTCTGTTTCTCTTTCAACTTGTTGCAGGAATAGCGGTCGGGATATTTGCATTTTCCCGCCTGGTTGAGTACTCCATTGACACTTTTCCATCATTAACATATGGTTTTTTCGCCGGGCTTGTTGCTGGAGGAATTCCAAGCGTATACATAAGAATCGGAAAGTTTACTCCAAAAAAGATTATTTCCCTTGTTGCTGGAGTACTTTTAGTGCTTTTGTTGTCGCTCTGGGGAAACGTTCCAAATGCGGGCTATCCTGCTCATTCAAACCATTCAATCTCTCTTTTACTTTACGATTGGCTGGCAGGGTTTGTGGGGGCCGCATCGATGATTTTACCAGGACTCAGTGGCTCTTTTGTGCTGCTGATAATGGGAGAATATGAAAGGATCATTTCCGCTATTAACGACCTTGACCTGTTGATCCTTCTCTTTGTAGCAGTTGGAATAGTCATAGGAACGATATTCATAACGAGAATCATAAGAATGCTACTTAAAAAGATGCCAGGAAAGACTTTCAGTTTTCTTATGGGACTAATGCTAGGTTCCTTCCCCGATCTCCTGTCGAGGCCGGGGAAAGAAACAAGATTCTTTGAGATATCTGTAGGTTTGGTTCTGGGAGCAATGCTTTCCATCGCTATTAGCAAATTGGAAGGCAAGAAGATAGAAAGCAACACCTGA